The Thomasclavelia ramosa DSM 1402 genome includes a region encoding these proteins:
- a CDS encoding MurR/RpiR family transcriptional regulator — MSIIAKLTEKKDFSASESKIADYIIENKEEILHLTIRELAKTTYTGASTVMRVIKKIYDGSFSDFKVDLAYELQNMMSKGNNKILFQIKKQETAFSVMEKIASVEKDTIDRTKLLLNYQQIERITKLINKATIIYIFADGINEQIGHEFKYMMARIGKAVEIATDNFWVALNCLSESANPLAIYVNHREHNVQLLEKIRLNHKIAIPGIAVTGYINSTFETCCKEVITIPTGVSYSDLAPVIYTTAIRYVLNTLVGCVIASNHELSMDKLIDYTELSQTVK, encoded by the coding sequence ATGAGTATAATAGCAAAACTGACCGAAAAGAAAGATTTTTCAGCGTCGGAATCTAAAATCGCAGATTATATTATTGAAAATAAGGAGGAGATATTACATCTTACAATTAGAGAATTAGCTAAAACAACATATACTGGGGCATCGACTGTAATGCGAGTCATAAAAAAAATTTATGATGGTAGTTTTTCTGATTTTAAGGTCGATTTAGCTTATGAATTACAAAATATGATGAGTAAAGGAAATAATAAAATCTTATTTCAAATAAAAAAACAAGAAACAGCTTTTTCTGTTATGGAAAAAATTGCAAGTGTTGAAAAAGATACAATCGATCGAACAAAATTGTTATTGAATTATCAACAAATTGAACGTATAACTAAGTTGATCAACAAGGCTACAATAATCTATATTTTTGCAGATGGAATTAATGAGCAGATTGGACACGAATTTAAGTATATGATGGCTCGGATTGGAAAAGCTGTAGAGATTGCAACCGATAACTTTTGGGTAGCATTAAATTGTTTAAGTGAATCGGCTAATCCATTGGCAATCTATGTTAATCATCGTGAACATAATGTTCAATTATTAGAGAAGATAAGATTAAATCATAAAATTGCAATTCCTGGGATTGCTGTTACGGGATATATTAATTCCACTTTTGAAACTTGTTGTAAAGAAGTGATTACTATTCCTACTGGAGTTAGTTATTCAGATCTAGCTCCTGTTATTTATACAACTGCAATACGTTATGTTTTAAATACGCTCGTGGGCTGTGTGATTGCTTCAAATCATGAATTGAGTATGGATAAATTGATTGACTATACTGAATTATCACAGACAGTGAAATAG
- a CDS encoding prolyl oligopeptidase family serine peptidase, translated as MRKIKKLFAMMMTLVMTLGIITTNISAIEELKVTSIVANTYVGDGQREVSSFEITVNDINLVNDLKAEDFDITNNVSSVPYDVATNALADDYLDDGISLEIKGNTIILNVKAFDYTGRYNPDFSKNPWQVTCNKYGVLSFNKDNVTTLKTKTLDDAIRGTFTYAGLTREYALYLPKNSDGTNMKNVPLVVWNHGGGEYAGQLENTLVANRGLTAWVEAGYNTAVLQIQVSNPNYSYGTAFDEDKKSLIDQNNALQAALIKKLIAEGTVDQNRVYVTGASSGGGATMRFIMQYPELFAGAIACCSMDPIVWVHYNYQDSYEQIVENFETAFQGQVYTWDETKEMMVSKQVDTASLVELPIYFTHAQNDTTCNVNSSKAMYEALNNLGAKNNHLTIWSNQEMADEGIAEGLLHWSWVKVLNHNEEGSPMNWLFKQTNASENIPVEKEESNNSKTETTASEEAKKAVKTGDDSTVELMAMMTGLSLLAGTVVLSKKYY; from the coding sequence ATGAGAAAAATAAAAAAACTATTTGCAATGATGATGACATTAGTAATGACCCTAGGCATTATTACAACAAATATTAGTGCAATCGAGGAATTAAAAGTTACTTCAATTGTTGCTAATACATATGTTGGGGATGGACAAAGAGAAGTGAGTTCATTTGAAATCACTGTCAATGATATTAATTTAGTAAATGATTTAAAGGCTGAAGATTTTGATATTACTAATAACGTTAGCTCAGTACCCTACGACGTTGCGACAAATGCTTTAGCAGATGATTATTTAGATGATGGAATTAGTTTAGAAATTAAAGGAAATACAATTATTCTTAATGTAAAAGCCTTTGATTATACTGGACGATACAATCCTGATTTTAGTAAAAATCCTTGGCAGGTTACCTGCAACAAATATGGTGTGTTAAGTTTCAATAAAGATAATGTGACTACATTGAAAACAAAAACTTTGGATGATGCAATCAGAGGAACGTTTACATATGCGGGATTAACTCGTGAGTATGCTTTATATTTGCCTAAAAATAGTGATGGAACTAACATGAAAAATGTTCCATTAGTAGTATGGAATCATGGTGGTGGAGAATATGCAGGGCAATTAGAAAATACACTTGTTGCTAATAGAGGTTTAACTGCATGGGTAGAGGCAGGATATAATACAGCGGTATTACAAATTCAAGTTTCTAATCCAAACTATAGCTACGGGACAGCTTTTGATGAAGATAAGAAATCTTTGATCGATCAAAATAACGCTTTACAAGCAGCGTTAATAAAAAAATTAATTGCAGAAGGAACAGTTGATCAAAATCGTGTTTATGTTACAGGAGCATCAAGTGGTGGTGGCGCAACGATGCGCTTTATTATGCAATACCCAGAACTTTTTGCGGGTGCGATAGCTTGTTGTTCAATGGATCCGATTGTGTGGGTACATTATAATTATCAAGATTCTTATGAACAAATTGTTGAAAATTTTGAAACTGCTTTCCAAGGACAAGTATACACTTGGGATGAAACAAAAGAAATGATGGTAAGCAAACAAGTTGATACTGCTTCTTTAGTAGAGTTACCAATTTATTTTACACATGCTCAAAATGATACTACATGCAATGTTAATAGTTCAAAAGCTATGTATGAAGCTTTAAATAATCTAGGTGCTAAAAATAATCACTTAACAATCTGGTCAAATCAAGAAATGGCTGACGAAGGAATTGCTGAAGGTTTATTACATTGGTCGTGGGTAAAAGTACTTAACCATAATGAAGAAGGTTCACCAATGAATTGGTTATTTAAACAGACAAATGCTTCAGAAAATATTCCAGTAGAAAAAGAAGAGTCGAATAATTCTAAAACTGAAACAACTGCTTCTGAGGAAGCAAAGAAAGCAGTTAAAACAGGTGATGATAGTACAGTTGAATTGATGGCTATGATGACTGGATTATCATTGTTAGCGGGAACAGTAGTATTAAGTAAAAAATATTATTAA
- the ispF gene encoding 2-C-methyl-D-erythritol 2,4-cyclodiphosphate synthase has product MYRIGQSIDIHQLVAGRKLILGGVEIEHERGLLGHSDADVLCHAVIESIIGALGLGDIGKHFSDTDAQYKGISSLVLLEKTYEMMDDRGYEISNLDAIILIEKPKMAPHIQKMKENISRILKCDIADVNIKATRGEKLGFVGHEEGAVSQCVVMLKKKGI; this is encoded by the coding sequence ATGTATCGAATTGGACAATCAATTGATATTCATCAGCTAGTAGCAGGACGAAAGTTGATTTTGGGTGGTGTTGAAATCGAACATGAGCGTGGTTTGTTAGGACATAGTGATGCTGATGTTTTATGTCATGCCGTTATTGAAAGTATTATTGGGGCTTTAGGATTAGGTGATATTGGGAAACATTTTAGTGACACTGATGCTCAGTATAAAGGGATTAGTTCTTTAGTGCTATTAGAAAAAACTTATGAAATGATGGATGATCGCGGTTACGAAATAAGTAATCTTGATGCAATCATTTTGATTGAAAAACCAAAGATGGCACCTCATATCCAAAAAATGAAGGAAAATATTAGCAGGATCTTAAAATGTGATATTGCTGATGTTAATATTAAAGCAACCCGTGGTGAGAAGCTTGGCTTTGTTGGTCATGAAGAAGGTGCTGTTTCTCAATGTGTGGTTATGTTAAAGAAGAAAGGGATTTAA
- a CDS encoding CTP synthase, producing MAKYIFVTGGVVSGLGKGLTAASLGRILKQRGLKVFMQKLDPYINVDPGTMSPYQHGEVFVTADGAETDLDLGHYERFIDEELNRNSSITTGRIYSNVISKERRGDYLGATVQVVPHITNEIKAKIYAAASSSNADIVITEIGGTTGDIESLPFLEAIRQVRLDLGYDNTLYIHTTLLPYIGASHEVKTKPTQHSVKELRGLGIQPDFIVCRSEKYIEQELKDKISLFCNVPTKNVISNYDVEVLYELPMMLLDQHMDDLVLEHLRIEAPQPNMSEWESLIERVKGLDHEITIALVGKYTQLPDAYLSVNEALRHAGYYENSVVNIEFVDSEEITKDNVAEKLKTADGIIVPGGFGNRGIEGMIDAIEYARINNLPFFGICLGMQLATIEYARNVCGLKDANSLEFDELTKNPIINLMSDQSLTDMGGTQRLGDYNCELAAGTHARELYGVDMIQERHRHRYEFNNEYKDALVEHGLTIAGINPERNLVEIVEIKEHPYFVACQFHPEFTSRPNRSQPLFQGLITAAHKRKYHG from the coding sequence ATGGCAAAGTATATATTTGTAACAGGTGGGGTCGTATCAGGCCTTGGTAAAGGTTTAACTGCTGCATCGTTAGGTCGAATTTTAAAACAGCGAGGGTTAAAAGTGTTTATGCAAAAATTAGATCCTTATATCAATGTTGATCCAGGAACGATGTCACCATATCAGCATGGTGAGGTTTTTGTAACGGCAGATGGTGCTGAAACCGATTTAGATTTGGGGCATTATGAAAGGTTCATTGATGAAGAATTAAATCGTAATTCATCTATTACTACAGGACGAATTTATAGTAATGTTATATCTAAAGAACGTCGAGGGGATTATCTAGGAGCTACGGTACAAGTGGTACCGCATATTACAAATGAAATAAAAGCAAAAATTTATGCTGCAGCATCAAGTTCTAATGCAGATATTGTAATTACTGAAATTGGAGGAACGACTGGAGATATTGAAAGTTTACCGTTTTTAGAAGCAATTAGACAGGTACGCTTAGATTTAGGTTATGATAATACTCTTTATATTCATACGACACTATTACCTTATATTGGAGCGAGTCATGAGGTTAAAACTAAACCAACACAGCATAGTGTTAAGGAGCTAAGAGGTTTAGGGATTCAGCCAGATTTTATTGTATGTCGAAGTGAGAAGTATATTGAACAAGAGCTTAAAGATAAAATTTCATTATTCTGTAATGTTCCAACAAAAAACGTAATTTCAAATTATGATGTTGAAGTATTATATGAATTGCCAATGATGTTATTGGATCAGCATATGGATGATCTTGTCCTTGAACATCTAAGAATTGAGGCCCCACAACCAAATATGAGTGAGTGGGAGAGTTTGATTGAACGGGTTAAAGGTTTAGATCATGAAATAACAATTGCTTTGGTAGGAAAGTATACTCAATTACCAGATGCTTATTTGTCAGTAAATGAAGCTTTAAGACATGCGGGATATTATGAAAATAGTGTTGTAAATATTGAATTTGTTGATTCTGAGGAAATAACAAAAGATAATGTCGCTGAAAAGTTAAAAACAGCAGATGGAATCATAGTTCCTGGAGGATTTGGTAACCGCGGAATTGAAGGAATGATAGATGCAATTGAATATGCACGAATCAATAACTTACCATTTTTTGGAATTTGTTTAGGGATGCAGCTGGCAACGATTGAATACGCCCGTAATGTTTGCGGCTTGAAAGATGCTAATTCATTAGAATTTGATGAACTAACAAAAAATCCTATTATTAATTTAATGTCTGATCAATCATTAACTGATATGGGTGGAACTCAACGCTTAGGTGATTATAATTGTGAACTGGCTGCCGGTACACATGCTAGAGAATTATATGGGGTCGATATGATTCAAGAACGTCATCGTCATCGCTATGAATTTAATAATGAGTATAAAGACGCTTTAGTTGAACATGGACTTACGATTGCAGGCATTAATCCTGAACGTAATTTGGTAGAAATAGTGGAAATTAAGGAACATCCATATTTTGTGGCTTGCCAATTTCATCCAGAATTTACAAGTCGACCAAATCGTTCTCAACCGCTATTTCAGGGTTTGATTACAGCCGCTCATAAGCGAAAATATCATGGGTAG
- a CDS encoding discoidin domain-containing protein encodes MRRTKRIIASLVAAVTVISQVMPMMKVTAATDNVRLATFNIAANKKPDITKLNELLKTNNVDIVGLQEVDINTSRNPYNMLEKFVEQGDYAYSSFQKAIETGGGDYGVALLSNLELINTNGGALNSEGIKEARAWQKGEIEVNGKVIAVYNTHLTYESVEARAKQLLELKATMDQDPAEYKVAFGDFNVDQNHNEIYPFLEDYNIANGKGGKWYDTFNGTDASMKTSAVDNIITSRNLEISNITMVETDLSDHNLFYADAKLLDQPVASRDYLDLVISDANALDEGKYSNASYNTLDEKLVAGELLDQNATQEQINKAVKDIQTAQDNLKTRYPNLALNKDVSVSGLEVNDGRWTAPMAVDGIVSSDSRVSLAKDKDEQWLEVDLGKTETISNFVINYESQVPAFKIQVAGEDKVYRDIYEVSNLEGQISNIQKISIDPTEARYVKYVQLKRWTHSGNGKQYSGSIYEFEVYEQDPDAKDYSNIALNRPVSASSLEVGDGRFTAPMAVDGVVSKDSRVSFGKTADNQWLLVDLGSRKTVSEFVINYESCPPAFKIQVSTDGVNYQDVYEAADLPDGGPSEIKEIQIEATKARYVKYVQLKRWTHTNKNKYSGSIYEFEVYKERDHTVTTADEVLKSLNKEAPQINGNKIVLPAVPDGFEISLYGCDNKQVVAMDGTITRPLEDMDINVLYQVKNLNDETDIAYSEADINFIVPGAYNKEESINAKPNVMPGLREWKGNEGEFTLSKNSKIVVKDASLEATAKQIQFYLKEMIKHELEIVTSGEKSGDIVLVKDGSVDNLGKEGYTLAIDDMIEIKSNYETGILYGGISITQMFSQNDGMNNVAKGLARDYPKYEVRAGMLDVARTYIPMEYLQEMTIYMAYYKLNEVQVHVNDYWGATGYSAFRLECDTYPMITATDGSYTKEEYRQYQIDMKNYGINVITEIDTPYHAECFRNVPGVKMLKAGALDIREQSSYDVIEAVLDEYLDGPNPVIQSDKFHIGTDEYDKSYSEQMRKWTDHFINYVNDKGYDTRLWGSLGSRGFNGTTPVSNDATVNLWAPYWADVKETYNAGYDIINTCGGWLYIVPGANAGYPDRLDIASLYDKFDVNNFSPSRNAGQGTAIMPIAHPQTKGGQFCVWNDMTSYGGGFTWFDIYDRFIDAVMITSEKTWYGEKTDGQTAAEFVERANKLNSVVPGANPGRVVESKGENITAIDFETIKNGKAVDTSGNNYNATLNNAIIEKANGNNIATVNGDGYVALPYKSIGYPYTVMMDIKLDSNTSENTEIFSGDDGVMYANIDGTGKIGYSRSGYNFTFDYELPKDTWVNLALTCDQKNTTLYINGKAITTGINMGTAINNRKDSSTFVLPVEKILNNAKGSVDNIKIYNKTFSATEISDELGYIQLENLALNKNATASSVNPLTPNLTPNLAVDGDNTKVTTNRWSSKRATGAGTNEGDTEYGTVEQDLTVDLGANYKVDKVFISWEGAYATKYTIQGSLDGVNFFDIKDITNGTGGEITHKDLGDVETRYVRIACHDAKNRNWGYSIYELEVYQSTNEGLRALVKEGQAELAKFDAGNKNGNIAKDDYEVFEQKFEDYLALADGTEISTEEIGKLLKEVTAIINSIEDSVIYSKNELNELYQKVSLYQEKDFTKDSFVDFNTKLTAIKGLIDNADDYIKVNEAMGQLQTLDSSLVKLDRSKLKTAIESYDNFQETDYTTSSWQTMKTIVDAAKLVYENVSLNQVDVDNAIAALNEINLEKRGNTKELAKLLKEYDEADYTISTWAEFAGVYQAANAMVVDNSDVNQEQVDAMVALVREAAMKLLELGNSKDLEKVINKITEAIKDLDQANYNQDSWNKLQTMIKAAKELLDSKDVSQAELDAMLDSLNQVYDALKPIEVKPGEETETPTNKPVTDTSDKSVKTGDDVNLFGYAGLLGIALMGLICRKKFD; translated from the coding sequence ATGAGAAGAACAAAAAGAATTATAGCTTCTTTAGTTGCAGCAGTAACAGTTATATCGCAAGTTATGCCAATGATGAAAGTTACTGCAGCAACCGATAATGTCAGATTAGCAACATTTAATATTGCGGCTAATAAAAAACCTGATATAACCAAGCTAAATGAATTATTGAAGACAAATAATGTTGATATCGTAGGATTGCAGGAAGTGGATATTAATACAAGTCGTAATCCATACAATATGTTAGAGAAGTTTGTAGAGCAAGGTGATTATGCTTACAGTTCATTTCAAAAAGCAATTGAAACTGGTGGTGGTGATTATGGTGTTGCACTACTGTCAAACTTAGAATTAATCAATACAAATGGTGGAGCTTTGAATAGTGAGGGAATTAAAGAAGCTCGAGCATGGCAAAAAGGAGAAATTGAAGTAAACGGTAAAGTTATTGCAGTTTATAATACTCATTTGACATATGAGTCAGTAGAAGCTCGTGCGAAACAGTTATTAGAGTTAAAAGCAACTATGGATCAAGATCCGGCAGAATATAAAGTTGCTTTTGGGGATTTTAATGTAGATCAAAATCACAATGAAATTTATCCATTTTTAGAAGATTACAACATTGCAAATGGTAAAGGTGGAAAGTGGTACGATACCTTTAATGGTACTGATGCAAGTATGAAGACTAGTGCAGTCGATAATATTATTACTTCTAGAAATTTAGAAATTAGTAATATTACAATGGTTGAAACAGATTTATCTGATCATAATTTATTTTATGCCGATGCTAAGTTATTAGATCAACCAGTTGCTTCTAGAGATTATTTAGATCTTGTGATTAGCGATGCTAATGCTTTAGATGAAGGTAAATATAGTAACGCTTCTTACAACACTTTAGATGAAAAATTGGTTGCAGGGGAACTGCTTGATCAAAATGCTACTCAAGAGCAAATCAATAAGGCTGTTAAAGATATTCAAACAGCACAGGATAATCTTAAAACAAGATATCCTAATTTAGCTCTAAATAAAGACGTTAGTGTATCAGGACTAGAGGTGAATGATGGAAGATGGACTGCACCAATGGCAGTAGATGGTATTGTTTCTAGTGATAGTCGTGTATCTTTGGCTAAAGATAAAGATGAGCAATGGTTAGAAGTTGACCTAGGTAAAACAGAAACTATTTCTAATTTTGTGATTAATTATGAATCACAAGTACCTGCTTTCAAGATTCAAGTTGCTGGTGAAGATAAAGTGTACCGTGATATTTATGAGGTTAGTAATTTAGAGGGGCAAATTAGCAATATTCAAAAGATTTCAATTGATCCTACTGAAGCACGATATGTTAAATATGTCCAATTAAAACGCTGGACACATAGTGGTAATGGGAAACAATACAGTGGCAGTATTTATGAATTTGAGGTATATGAACAAGATCCAGATGCCAAAGATTACAGTAATATTGCATTGAATCGGCCTGTTAGCGCTTCATCATTAGAAGTAGGTGATGGCCGCTTTACTGCACCAATGGCAGTAGATGGAGTGGTTTCTAAGGACAGTCGGGTATCTTTTGGTAAAACTGCAGATAATCAATGGTTATTAGTAGATTTAGGAAGTCGTAAGACAGTATCTGAATTTGTAATCAATTATGAATCATGCCCACCAGCATTTAAAATTCAAGTATCTACTGACGGTGTAAACTATCAAGATGTTTATGAAGCTGCTGATCTTCCAGATGGAGGACCTAGTGAAATTAAAGAGATTCAAATTGAAGCAACAAAAGCAAGATATGTTAAGTATGTTCAATTAAAACGCTGGACCCATACTAATAAAAATAAATATAGTGGCAGTATTTATGAATTTGAAGTATATAAAGAAAGAGATCATACAGTTACAACTGCTGATGAAGTTTTAAAGTCATTGAATAAGGAAGCGCCACAAATCAATGGTAATAAAATTGTTTTACCAGCGGTACCTGATGGCTTTGAAATTAGTTTATACGGTTGCGATAATAAACAGGTTGTAGCAATGGATGGAACAATTACTCGGCCATTGGAAGATATGGATATTAATGTATTATATCAAGTTAAAAACTTGAATGATGAAACTGATATTGCTTATAGTGAAGCCGATATTAACTTTATTGTACCTGGAGCTTATAACAAGGAAGAAAGTATTAATGCTAAGCCTAATGTAATGCCGGGATTACGGGAATGGAAAGGTAATGAAGGAGAATTCACATTATCAAAGAATTCAAAAATTGTTGTTAAAGATGCCAGTTTGGAAGCTACTGCTAAACAAATTCAGTTTTATTTAAAAGAGATGATCAAACATGAACTTGAAATTGTTACTAGTGGTGAAAAGAGTGGTGATATTGTTTTAGTAAAAGATGGTAGTGTTGACAACTTAGGGAAAGAAGGATATACGCTTGCCATCGATGATATGATTGAAATTAAATCTAACTATGAAACAGGAATTTTATATGGTGGTATTTCAATTACCCAAATGTTTTCGCAGAATGATGGGATGAATAATGTAGCTAAAGGATTAGCGCGGGACTACCCTAAATATGAGGTTCGGGCAGGTATGCTAGATGTAGCTCGTACTTATATTCCAATGGAGTATTTACAAGAAATGACGATTTATATGGCATACTATAAACTTAATGAAGTTCAAGTTCATGTAAATGATTATTGGGGAGCTACAGGGTATTCAGCTTTTAGATTAGAGTGCGATACTTATCCAATGATTACAGCTACTGATGGCAGCTACACTAAAGAGGAGTATCGTCAATATCAGATTGACATGAAAAACTATGGAATCAATGTAATTACGGAAATTGATACGCCATATCATGCTGAATGTTTTAGAAATGTTCCTGGAGTAAAAATGCTTAAAGCAGGGGCGTTGGATATTAGAGAACAATCCTCTTATGATGTTATTGAAGCTGTTCTGGATGAATATTTAGATGGGCCAAATCCTGTTATTCAAAGTGATAAATTCCATATTGGAACAGATGAATATGATAAATCATATTCAGAGCAAATGCGTAAATGGACTGATCATTTTATTAATTATGTTAATGATAAAGGATATGATACAAGGTTATGGGGGTCTTTAGGTAGTCGAGGATTTAACGGAACAACACCAGTATCAAATGATGCTACGGTTAACTTATGGGCACCATATTGGGCAGATGTTAAAGAAACTTATAATGCCGGTTATGATATCATCAATACTTGTGGGGGATGGTTATATATTGTTCCTGGAGCTAATGCTGGTTATCCAGATCGTTTGGATATTGCTTCATTATATGATAAGTTCGATGTTAATAATTTCTCACCAAGTCGAAATGCCGGACAAGGTACTGCAATCATGCCAATTGCTCATCCTCAAACTAAAGGTGGTCAATTCTGTGTATGGAATGATATGACTTCATATGGTGGAGGATTTACATGGTTTGATATTTACGATCGTTTTATTGATGCAGTTATGATTACTAGTGAAAAAACTTGGTATGGAGAAAAGACGGATGGTCAAACTGCTGCTGAGTTTGTTGAACGGGCTAATAAATTAAATAGTGTTGTACCTGGGGCAAATCCGGGAAGGGTAGTCGAATCAAAAGGAGAAAATATTACAGCAATTGATTTTGAAACAATTAAAAATGGAAAAGCAGTAGATACTTCAGGAAATAATTATAATGCTACATTGAATAACGCAATTATTGAAAAAGCTAATGGTAATAATATTGCTACTGTAAATGGAGATGGGTATGTGGCATTGCCATATAAATCAATTGGTTATCCTTATACAGTAATGATGGATATTAAATTAGACAGCAATACATCTGAAAATACCGAAATATTTAGTGGTGATGATGGTGTTATGTATGCTAATATCGATGGAACTGGAAAAATAGGATACTCACGTAGTGGATATAACTTTACTTTTGATTATGAACTTCCCAAAGATACTTGGGTAAATTTAGCTTTGACTTGTGATCAAAAGAATACGACTTTATACATTAATGGAAAAGCGATAACAACGGGAATTAATATGGGCACTGCAATTAATAACCGTAAAGATTCTAGTACATTTGTTTTACCAGTTGAAAAAATCTTAAATAATGCAAAAGGTAGTGTTGATAACATTAAGATTTATAATAAAACCTTTAGTGCGACAGAAATTTCTGATGAATTAGGTTATATTCAATTAGAAAATTTAGCTTTAAACAAAAATGCAACTGCATCTTCCGTAAATCCACTTACTCCTAATTTGACACCAAATTTAGCAGTTGATGGAGACAATACTAAAGTTACAACTAATCGCTGGTCAAGCAAACGGGCAACAGGTGCAGGAACTAATGAAGGCGATACTGAATATGGAACAGTTGAACAAGATCTTACGGTAGATTTAGGGGCAAACTATAAAGTTGATAAAGTATTTATTTCTTGGGAAGGTGCTTATGCAACTAAATACACGATTCAAGGCTCATTGGATGGTGTAAACTTCTTTGACATTAAAGATATTACTAATGGTACTGGAGGAGAAATAACTCATAAAGACTTAGGTGATGTTGAAACACGTTATGTAAGAATTGCTTGTCATGATGCTAAAAATCGTAATTGGGGATATTCAATTTATGAATTAGAAGTATATCAAAGTACTAATGAGGGATTAAGAGCATTAGTTAAAGAAGGTCAAGCTGAGCTAGCAAAATTTGATGCTGGTAATAAAAATGGAAATATTGCTAAAGATGATTATGAAGTATTTGAACAAAAATTTGAGGATTATTTAGCACTTGCAGACGGTACAGAAATTTCTACTGAGGAAATTGGCAAGCTATTAAAAGAAGTGACTGCGATAATCAACTCAATAGAAGATAGTGTGATTTATTCAAAAAACGAATTAAATGAACTATATCAAAAAGTTAGTTTATATCAAGAAAAAGATTTCACAAAGGATAGCTTTGTTGATTTTAATACAAAATTAACTGCTATTAAAGGATTAATTGATAATGCTGATGATTATATTAAAGTAAATGAAGCAATGGGACAATTACAAACTTTAGATAGTAGTTTAGTTAAATTGGATCGAAGTAAATTAAAAACAGCTATTGAAAGTTATGATAATTTTCAAGAAACTGATTATACAACGAGTTCATGGCAAACGATGAAAACAATTGTTGATGCTGCTAAGCTTGTTTATGAAAATGTAAGTTTAAATCAAGTGGATGTAGATAATGCGATAGCTGCTCTTAATGAAATTAATTTAGAAAAACGAGGAAATACTAAAGAATTAGCGAAATTATTAAAAGAATACGATGAGGCTGATTATACAATAAGTACATGGGCAGAATTTGCAGGAGTATATCAGGCAGCAAATGCAATGGTAGTCGATAATAGTGATGTTAACCAAGAACAAGTAGATGCAATGGTTGCATTAGTTCGAGAGGCTGCGATGAAACTTCTAGAATTAGGTAATTCAAAAGACCTTGAAAAAGTTATCAATAAAATAACTGAAGCGATAAAAGATCTAGATCAAGCTAATTATAATCAAGATTCATGGAATAAACTTCAAACAATGATTAAGGCAGCAAAAGAATTATTAGATAGTAAAGATGTATCTCAGGCGGAATTAGATGCTATGTTAGATTCATTAAATCAAGTTTATGATGCTTTAAAACCAATAGAAGTAAAACCTGGTGAGGAAACGGAAACACCAACTAACAAACCAGTAACTGATACAAGTGATAAATCTGTAAAAACAGGTGATGATGTTAATTTATTTGGTTATGCAGGATTATTAGGAATAGCTCTAATGGGATTAATTTGTCGTAAAAAATTTGATTAA